A single window of Drosophila suzukii chromosome 3, CBGP_Dsuzu_IsoJpt1.0, whole genome shotgun sequence DNA harbors:
- the Cad99C gene encoding cadherin-99C produces MTARNLTPQQGLGFFGLLILLCSAVLGKSQMCEVETGQTNIILDIEESRESFIGQPTTPPELPIFGDPETEIALNLVFPKGQPIFQLNGKKLQLLQPLDRDEENLSHIVFQVSCTIRSTNKKRTIPIIVRVSDINDNAPRFMNTPYEVTVPESTPVGTTIFRNIQALDKDAGVNGLVEYFIAEGSANSTDIEKYSADGYGTFAISFPHQGQVTVAKTLDFEKIQTYYLTIVASDRARNTADRLSSTTTLTVNIADSNDLDPSFIYSGCASLDGACINPEYSASVPAGSLLGVLTVLPERIQAVDLDTINSPIRYSFASGMPGNYADYFQIDENTGVLKQTKAIDTSTAKKYDIIVKAEEVSPGPQRFTTAKLEIFVKPVDANPPVISSSQTEGYVDENSPIGTRVLDSNGNPISFKTTDADLSDTDPKPDYIYELTTPSFNVTADGILIVNEDNLDRDPPAPGRFKFQVVAREPRTNAASAPLSLTVHLRDVNDNAPKLAMVPPISITAGDQSESRLVTQVMATDNDEGPNAVVTYSIYHVSNNGIQKFTINETTGEIRTQGRLLAGEQYSITVQATDIGGLSSQAIVEVSVTPGPNTKPPRFQKPIYEVQVSEGAEINSTVTVVHAEDPENDAVVYSIMSGNDLRQFAVGQESGVIIVIRKLDRESLTRYQLILKAEDTGGLSSSATVNIKVTDINDKNPEFDASTLPYIFQVEEGKSQASVGVVHATDADEGINAEITYSIPTDIPFTINATSGEILTAKELDYEQLNEYKFVVTAKDGAPDARLGTASVTVMVLDLPDEVPKFSDARIDVHIPENEENYLVATVQAFDPDTVPEITYVLRKGDAELFKVSDKTGEVRTLKGLDYESQKQHQLIIGTIENDGDGPGDTVLLVVDVEDRNDLPPRFITVPDPVTVNDDQSIGTIIATLPAIDGDGTSPGNVVRYEIVGRGKAPKYFQVDPDTGAVRIRDELRKEEDTEYQVDIRAYDLGEPQLSSVAPLRVDVHHLLANGNNEIKLDNKLESGMGMSSESIGLAFSDDSYTTSVPESMETNSSLKLIQIVNSKVSTDGPPAFKCEFVQGNEEGIFNLTSADHGCNLLLIQPLDFENKTSFTLKLRLTSHRYFVNPLKDTTTVEIIVQDENDNAPEFEFNRLRGQQDTFYTVVTEEMDVDTTILQVRATDRDSGKFGTVRYALYDDDENRVNMPTSFFMMSEDTGVLRTAKHFKNENDFPLTFLVEARDSDAQEQGSHRTRARIVVNKLADINRMALSFPNAAPSDLRNYYTELEELLDKKTGLVSGIERMSSQKYLAKNGSVIENPAATDIWFYLIDPKTEQLVSRKDSIVETTLLEPAARSELNIALPRATAESISFPLERKEQVHKVKAAVAIDNEVFPFTLIAISLVILILGTIGIIYICISWSKYKNFKQRMRQYSSTNPTRYDPVIVNQQASNASETIANMKEYETQMLAMAVPPDVDDDLQLDFSAKNHAFSLDNVSYITHKENTNGGGQSSPSHSDATTATIATLRRHKNLNNANMNNNLAINNRQNTFNRTLEMNTRNNANPLGSPPPNGALSGTLTLGRIKHQNSNHYQNGAYNIDPTGPNNMANAKNNAYSTMGRRGNTFCDVGLLNGNGELMNATLGRNGQLNNRLYGGEVPITNPLFQRSSSDHNHLSSTNENVSFGKRDYGQIGFSYLNDLDRSEVETTTEL; encoded by the exons ATGACTGCCAGAAATCTCACTCCTCAGCAGGGATTGGGCTTTTTCGGACTCCTAATCCTGCTCTGCTCGGCGGTTTTGGGCAAGTCGCAAATGTGCGAGGTGGAAACCGGTCAAACGAATATTATTCTGGATATCGAGGAAAGCCGAGAGTCTT TTATTGGACAGCCAACCACTCCGCCAGAGCTTCCAATTTTCGGCGATCCGGAGACGGAAATCGCTTTGAATTTGGTCTTCCCGAAAGGCCAGCCGATCTTTCAACTGAACGGCAAGAAACTCCAACTGCTGCAGCCTCTGGATCGAGATGAGGAGAACCTCAGTCACATTGTCTTTCAA GTCTCCTGCACCATTAGAtcgacaaacaaaaagcgcaCCATTCCCATTATTGTTCGGGTGTCGGACATAAACGACAATGCGCCGCGTTTCATGAACACGCCCTACGAGGTTACCGTTCCCGAG AGCACTCCGGTGGGAACTACTATTTTTCGGAATATTCAGGCCCTCGATAAGGACGCTGGTGTCAATGGGCTGGTTGAGTATTTTATAGCCGAGGGCAGTGCCAATTCCACCGATATCGAGAAATATAGTGCAGATGGGTACGGCACCTTTGCCATATCTTTTCCCCACCAGGGTCAG GTTACGGTAGCCAAGACTTTGGACTTTGAAAAGATACAAACATACTACCTTACTATTGTGGCTTCG GATCGGGCGCGCAATACCGCAGATCGTCTTTCATCGACCACAACTTTGACGGTTAATATAGCCGATTCGAACGACTTGGATCCCTCGTTTATATATAGCGGATGTGCCTCCCTTGATGGGGCCTGCATAAATCCGGAGTACTCGGCATCGGTGCCAGCTGGATCCCTCTTAGGAGTCCTAACAGTTCTGCCCGAAAGAATTCAGGCAGTGGATCTTGACACCATAAACTCGCCAATTCGCTATAGTTTCGCCAGTGGAATGCCCGGAAACTATGCTGATTACTTTCAGATTGATGAGAACACGGGGGTGCTGAAGCAAACGAAAGCCATAGATACTTCGACAGCGAAAAAGTATGATATCATAGTGAAAGCAGAAGAGGTTTCCCCGGGACCCCAACGTTTCACAACGGCCAAACTGGAAATTTTCGTAAAGCCAGTCGATGCCAATCCCCCCGTGATATCATCCTCACAAACGGAGGGCTATGTGGATGAGAACTCACCGATAGGAACTAGGGTCTTGGACTCGAATGGTAATCCTATATCGTTCAAAACCACAGATGCCGACCTGAGTGACACCGATCCGAAGCCAGATTATATATACGAACTGACCACCCCATCGTTCAATGTAACCGCCGATGGTATTTTGATAGTGAACGAGGATAACCTCGATCGCGACCCTCCGGCGCCAGGACGTTTCAAGTTTCAAGTGGTGGCCCGGGAACCGCGAACCAATGCGGCCAGTGCTCCACTGAGTCTCACGGTCCATCTGCGAGATGTGAACGACAATGCCCCCAAGCTGGCGATGGTGCCGCCGATCTCCATAACAGCCGGGGATCAGAGCGAAAGTCGACTGGTCACCCAGGTCATGGCCACCGACAACGATGAGGGCCCCAATGCCGTGGTGACCTACTCCATTTACCATGTCTCCAACAACGGTATACAAAAGTTCACCATCAACGAGACGACCGGTGAGATCCGAACCCAAGGACGTCTGCTGGCGGGTGAGCAGTATAGCATTACGGTCCAAGCCACCGACATCGGAGGACTGTCCTCCCAGGCGATCGTGGAGGTTAGTGTGACCCCGGGACCCAACACGAAGCCCCCGCGATTCCAGAAACCCATCTACGAGGTTCAGGTCAGCGAGGGTGCTGAGATCAACTCCACGGTTACAGTGGTTCATGCCGAGGATCCGGAAAACGATGCTGTTGTCTACTCCATAATGTCCGGCAACGACCTACGGCAATTTGCGGTGGGCCAGGAGAGTGGGGTGATCATAGTGATAAGGAAGCTAGATCGTGAGAGCTTGACTCGCTACCAACTGATCCTGAAAGCAGAGGATACTGGAGGACTCTCAAGTAGTGCCACTGTGAATATAAAAGTAACAGATATCAATGATAAGAACCCGGAATTCGATGCCTCCACATTACCCTATATCTTCCAAGTGGAGGAGGGTAAGTCGCAGGCTTCTGTGGGAGTGGTCCATGCCACCGATGCCGATGAAGGTATCAATGCGGAGATTACCTACTCCATTCCTACTGATATACCATTTACCATAAATGCCACTTCCGGGGAGATCTTAACGGCCAAGGAACTGGACTATGAGCAGTTGAATGAGTATAAGTTTGTTGTCACGGCTAAAGACGGAGCTCCTGATGCTCGTCTGGGAACTGCTAGTGTTACTGTGATGGTACTGGATCTTCCGGATGAGGTGCCCAAGTTCAGCGATGCCCGCATTGATGTACACATTCCGGAGAATGAGGAGAACTACCTGGTGGCCACTGTGCAAGCTTTTGATCCGGATACGGTGCCGGAGATTACCTATGTATTAAGGAAAGGGGACGCAGAACTCTTCAAGGTATCGGATAAAACCGGTGAAGTGAGGACCCTCAAGGGATTGGATTATGAGAGCCAGAAACAGCACCAACTGATCATTGGTACAATAGAGAATGATGGTGATGGACCAGGGGATACTGTCCTCTTGGTGGTAGATGTTGAGGATCGCAATGATTTGCCACCGAGGTTCATAACCGTTCCCGATCCTGTGACCGTAAATGATGACCAGAGCATTGGAACCATCATAGCCACTCTTCCAGCTATCGATGGAGATGGCACTTCGCCGGGAAATGTGGTTCGCTACGAGATCGTGGGGCGTGGCAAGGCCCCCAAGTACTTCCAAGTGGATCCCGACACGGGGGCTGTACGGATAAGAGATGAACTGCGCAAGGAGGAGGATACGGAGTACCAGGTGGATATAAGAGCATATGACTTGGGGGAACCCCAACTAAGTTCGGTGGCTCCTCTTCGGGTAGATGTACATCACCTTCTGGCCAACGGCAATAATGAAATCAAATTGGACAATAAGTTGGAAAGTGGGATGGGTATGAGTAGTGAAAGTATAGGCCTGGCCTTCAGTGATGATAGCTACACGACCAGCGTGCCAGAGTCAATGGAAACGAACAGCAGTCTGAAACTCATTCAAATAGTGAATTCAAAGGTTTCCACAGATGGACCACCGGCCTTCAAGTGTGAGTTTGTCCAGGGCAATGAAGAGGGCATCTTCAACTTGACTTCTGCAGATCATGGTTGTAACCTATTGCTCATCCAACCCTTGGATTTTGAGAACAAAACCTCTTTTACCTTGAAGTTGCGCCTGACATCGCATCGCTACTTTGTCAATCCGCTGAAAGACACCACCACTGTGGAGATAATAGTTCAAGATGAGAACGATAATGCCCCCGAGTTCGAGTTTAATAGGCTGCGTGGTCAGCAAGACACTTTCTACACGGTGGTCACCGAGGAAATGGATGTTGACACAACCATTTTGCAGGTGCGTGCCACAGATCGTGATTCGGGTAAATTCGGAACCGTTCGATACGCTCTCtacgatgatgatgaaaaCCGTGTTAATATG CCCACGAGCTTCTTCATGATGTCCGAAGATACTGGAGTTCTGAGAACAGCCAagcattttaaaaatgaaaatgactTTCCCCTCACATTTTTGGTGGAGGCCCGTGATAGCGATGCCCAGGAGCAGGGATCCCATCGCACGAGGGCCCGTATAGTCGTTAATAAGCTGGCGGATATAAATCGTATGGCCTTATCCTTCCCGAACGCAGCACCTAGCGATCTTCGGAACTACTATACTGAGCTGGAGGAACTGCTGGACAAGAAGACCGGACTAGTCAGCGGTATTGAGCGCATGAGCAGTCAAAAGTATCTGGCCAAGAACGGATCGGTGATCGAGAATCCGGCTGCCACGGATATATGGTTCTATCTCATCGATCCCAAAACAGAGCAGCTGGTGAGCCGTAAGGATAGCATTGTGGAGACCACTTTACTGGAACCAGCTGCAAGATCTGAGCTAAATATCGCCTTACCAAGGGCCACCGCCGAAAGTATTTCATTTCCCCTGGAAAGAAAAGAACAGGTTCATAAG GTCAAAGCCGCTGTAGCCATCGATAACGAAGTCTTTCCCTTTACTCTTATTGCCATATCACTTGTTATACTTATTCTGGGAACCATTGGCATTATTTACATATGCATTTCTTGGTCAAA atacaaaaACTTCAAGCAACGCATGCGTCAGTATTCCTCCACGAATCCAACCCGATATGATCCTGTGATCGTAAACCAACAGGCCTCGAATGCCAGTGAAACGATAGCCAACATGAAGGAGTACGAAACCCAGATGCTCGCCATGGCAGTGCCTCCGGATGTAGATGACGATCTGCAGCTGGACTTCAGTGCCAAGAACCATGCCTTCTCGCTGGACAATGTCAGCTATATAACGCACAAGGAGAACACCAATGGAGGTGGCCAGTCGAGTCCATCCCACTCGGATGCCACGACGGCCACGATTGCTACTCTGCGCCGCCACAAGAATCTCAACAATGCCAATATGAACAACAATCTGGCCATCAACAACAGGCAGAACACCTTCAATCGAACCCTGGAGATGAACACTCGGAACAATGCCAATCCCCTGGGATCTCCACCCCCAAATGGTGCCCTTTCGGGGACCTTGACTTTGGGTCGCATCAAGCACCAGAATAGCAATCATTACCAGAACGGCGCCTACAATATAGACCCAACTGGTCCTAACAACATGGCCAATGCCAAGAATAATGCCTACAGTACGATGGGAAGGCGGGGAAACACCTTCTGCGACGTGGGATTGCTCAATGGCAATGGCGAACTGATGAATGCCACATTGGGTCGCAATGGCCAGCTCAACAATCGACTCTACGGTGGAGAAGTGCCCATCACCAACCCACTGTTTCAAAG ATCCAGCTCCGATCACAATCACTTAAGCAGCACAAACGAGAACGTGTCCTTTGGCAAAAGGGACTATGGTCAAATAGGCTTCTCATATCTAAACGACTTGGATAGATCGGAGGTTGAGACCACCACGGAACTGTAG